A window of the Microbulbifer aggregans genome harbors these coding sequences:
- a CDS encoding energy transducer TonB, translated as MTQTETSKDIAIGLMFTATALLCGNACAEVSDVSATESSAPPPAYLEAASKPLQLAKRQLRPSEVVDSYRERIEDMEAQYGAYGAGIDEQLVGLATALQRTGAHDEAISEFRRAMLINRVNEGLYSLHQVPMIERMIESQIALNQWEDANDNQQYLYWLHARNYGESDPRMLPVIDNLSRWHLQAYKEEKGGTLFEHLISATDLYSLAVDIITQNFGANDLRLVEALRGLKASNYYLATYKGEPQQAVVINTNFGGGPDMEAAQRTKLDHYRLNSFSSGKQAIARIVDVYQKNPQSPPAASAKAKVELGDWYMMFNKWHSARETYGEAYQALWDNGATNEEIESIFGRPAPLPALPMLEEDRQGLAGAYVTVSYDVTAFGKVRNIEILHAAPSDDVGMRSRVRNVLKRAKFRPRFENGEPVETTGIVQRFVFD; from the coding sequence GTGACACAGACAGAAACCAGCAAAGACATTGCTATCGGCTTGATGTTTACAGCCACAGCTCTGCTGTGTGGCAACGCCTGCGCGGAAGTCAGCGACGTATCCGCGACAGAATCCAGCGCTCCACCTCCCGCATACCTTGAAGCGGCATCCAAACCCTTACAGCTCGCCAAGCGACAGTTGCGACCTTCCGAGGTCGTCGATAGCTACCGCGAGCGTATAGAGGATATGGAGGCTCAGTACGGCGCCTATGGCGCGGGGATCGACGAACAACTTGTGGGACTGGCAACTGCCCTGCAGCGCACCGGTGCCCACGACGAGGCAATCAGTGAGTTCCGTCGCGCCATGCTGATCAACCGGGTCAATGAGGGACTCTATTCGCTCCACCAGGTACCCATGATCGAGCGCATGATCGAAAGCCAGATCGCGCTCAACCAGTGGGAGGATGCCAACGACAACCAGCAATACCTCTACTGGCTCCACGCCCGCAATTACGGCGAAAGCGATCCTCGTATGCTGCCGGTAATCGACAACCTCAGTCGGTGGCATCTCCAGGCTTACAAAGAGGAAAAGGGTGGCACCCTGTTCGAGCACCTGATCAGTGCCACGGATCTTTACAGTCTGGCGGTAGATATCATCACCCAGAATTTCGGCGCCAACGATCTTCGGCTAGTGGAAGCTCTGCGGGGCCTGAAAGCCTCCAATTACTACCTTGCCACCTACAAGGGTGAGCCCCAGCAGGCGGTGGTCATCAACACCAATTTCGGCGGCGGCCCCGATATGGAAGCGGCCCAACGGACCAAGCTGGACCACTATCGCCTCAACAGCTTCAGCTCCGGCAAACAGGCCATCGCCAGAATTGTCGACGTCTACCAGAAAAATCCACAGTCGCCACCGGCAGCCTCGGCAAAAGCCAAAGTGGAACTCGGCGACTGGTATATGATGTTCAACAAGTGGCACTCGGCACGGGAAACCTACGGTGAGGCCTATCAGGCACTCTGGGACAACGGGGCAACCAACGAGGAAATAGAGTCGATTTTCGGCCGTCCTGCACCGCTGCCTGCGCTGCCGATGCTAGAGGAAGACCGACAGGGACTTGCAGGAGCCTACGTCACGGTTTCCTATGACGTCACGGCCTTTGGAAAAGTGCGCAATATCGAGATACTGCACGCAGCACCTTCGGATGATGTCGGCATGCGCTCGCGGGTTCGCAACGTGCTCAAGCGCGCGAAGTTTCGCCCGCGCTTCGAAAACGGTGAGCCGGTGGAAACGACCGGCATCGTGCAGCGCTTCGTATTCGACTGA
- a CDS encoding branched-chain amino acid aminotransferase, with protein sequence MSVSIDPAVAASLRGFEVPEKLGFGSVMAPVMFRATCQDGVWSGGELVPYAPLSLDPAAKVLHYAQSCFEGMKAYRTAGGVSLFRPERNAHRMAYSAERLCMPAVPEPLFMDGVKTVSAYCANLIPANSGESLYLRPFLIGTQPDLSVSASTSYEFYVIASPSEAYHAGNMRVWVERDDARAAVGGTGDAKVGGNYAASLQSIARLKKRGFDQSLWLNPGNRHTVDELSGMNFFAVMDGELHTPALNGSILEGVTRESLLMLAREQGYTVHERDIDIDDLMALVRSGTCSEAFACGTAAIISPISVLGDGNGLYELSAAPGPVAERLRSALLDIQEGRSEDAFGWMVPVDMVNLD encoded by the coding sequence GTGAGCGTATCGATTGATCCCGCTGTGGCGGCGAGTCTGCGTGGATTTGAAGTGCCGGAGAAACTGGGCTTCGGCAGTGTGATGGCGCCTGTGATGTTTCGCGCCACCTGCCAGGATGGTGTCTGGAGTGGAGGTGAGCTGGTCCCCTATGCGCCGCTATCACTGGATCCGGCAGCCAAGGTGCTTCATTACGCCCAGTCCTGTTTCGAGGGCATGAAGGCCTACCGCACCGCCGGTGGGGTGAGCCTCTTTCGCCCCGAGCGCAATGCGCACCGGATGGCCTATTCGGCGGAGCGTCTCTGCATGCCAGCGGTGCCAGAGCCGCTGTTTATGGATGGCGTCAAAACAGTGTCTGCCTATTGCGCCAACCTGATCCCGGCGAACAGTGGTGAGTCTCTTTACCTGCGCCCGTTCCTGATCGGAACCCAGCCGGATCTCTCAGTATCCGCCAGTACGTCCTACGAGTTTTACGTGATTGCCAGCCCCTCGGAAGCCTATCACGCCGGCAATATGCGCGTCTGGGTGGAGCGCGATGATGCGCGGGCCGCGGTGGGCGGTACCGGTGATGCCAAGGTGGGGGGCAACTATGCGGCGTCCCTGCAGAGTATTGCCCGCTTGAAAAAGCGCGGCTTCGACCAGTCTCTGTGGTTGAACCCGGGCAATCGCCATACCGTGGACGAACTCTCCGGTATGAATTTCTTTGCGGTCATGGATGGGGAGCTGCATACCCCCGCCCTGAACGGCTCCATTCTCGAGGGGGTGACGCGGGAATCTCTGCTGATGCTCGCCCGTGAACAGGGCTATACCGTGCACGAGCGAGATATCGACATTGACGACCTGATGGCGCTGGTGCGTTCCGGAACCTGCAGCGAGGCCTTCGCTTGTGGCACCGCGGCCATCATCAGTCCGATCAGCGTTTTGGGCGACGGCAATGGTCTCTATGAGCTATCTGCGGCGCCGGGTCCTGTTGCCGAACGGCTGCGTAGCGCACTGCTGGATATCCAGGAGGGGCGTTCCGAGGATGCCTTCGGCTGGATGGTGCCGGTCGATATGGTCAACCTGGACTGA